In Crinalium epipsammum PCC 9333, the following are encoded in one genomic region:
- a CDS encoding hybrid sensor histidine kinase/response regulator — MSLTIAGYNIIEVLYEKSDIIVYRGVQELDHSSVIIKTLKSEYPKLQELSRLKHEYQLLSPLDIAGILKPSTLENYQHGLALILSDFAGKPLINFIKTEYLNLNNILQIAIQLADTLAELHQQQIIHKDINPYNILINSDHQIKIINFSIASQLSRENPTLSHPNQLEGTLAYMSPEQTGRMNRSIDYRTDLYSLGVTFYEMLTGQLPFQSNDPLELVHCHIAKTPTPPSELNSQIPLVVSDIVLKLLSKTAEDRYQTALGLKADLEVCLKMLQSGNISYFPIGKLDKSSQFFIPQKLYGRETEVATLINAFVRVASPQEKRVSLGASEMILVSGYSGIGKSALVNEIHKPIVGKRGYFISGKFDQFKRNIPYSVLIQAFQELIRQLLTESTEKIALWKSKLIEALGANGQVIIDVIPEVELIIDEQPKVPQLAPAEAQNRFNRVFKQFIHVFCQAEHPLVIFMDDLQWADLASLKLIELLITDNDSQYLLLIGAYRDNEVEATHPLMLTLEDIKQTGAVVNNIFLKPLNITHVNQLVGDTLISEQENTKQLAELVFNKTQGNPFFLTQLLKSLYQDNLLWFDFSTKKWQWDIERLQNIDITDNVVDLMVNQIQRLAPETINILKIAACIGDKFTLDILSIVNKTSLSETAIDLWSALQAGLILPLYQSCNIPLLLDVSNTKIREGELVTNIETLPTISVDSSLSAITYKFLHDRVQQAAYSLIPDVDKKQTHLKVGEMLLKHTPEAEIEDNIFEIVNHLNIGVELINQQPQKDELAKLNLRAGKKAKAATAYEPAVKYLSIGLELLPESKWESQYDLTLDLSVETTAAAYLSTNFEQAKILSEVVLNNGKNLLDKIKIYEIQMQFHIQQHQMQPALEIGLQALQMLEISLVQERPRELNEEELAALPEMIDLHKLAAMRILMNLCAPTYVLDPILNQRVALTMVALCSQYGTSPIAAFGYGLYDLMLCGLRDIDAGYRAGKLALRLLDKFNANELRAKIYGLFYAHASVWKEHLKKTLAPLLNGIQSGLETGDIEWAGYNTFYYCDHLLFIGEPLEVVAQKQAQYFESMLKRKQTLQSYYLNIWRRLVLKLLNKAEERYSFQDAVVTDAEILQDLIAAQNHMFTFASYLANAILFYFLRDYEQSIANASAAVIHAGGVFGMMINAQHNFYYSLALLAQASNLSVIEQKAALLQVNLNQEVMKEWAFHAPANYQHKYDLVGAENARVLGQFLEAMELYDRAIAGAKENGFIHEEALANELAAEFYFSRNRDKVARDYLSDSYYSYVRWGAAIKVKQLEETYPDIFSKRSENTISQTTNNTSHHYETLDLATVMKASQALSGEIVLNNLLTKLMDIALENAGAQTGFLILEKSGQLVIEAVGGIDSKLHIQQSQPLSNSEYLPISLVNYVARTNESIVLNNATKEGVFTSDLYIINHKPKSILCTPILNQGKLTGILYLENNLTIGAFTPDRLEVLQLLSSQAAISIENARLYFDLAEANRTLETKVSERTLELQQEIIVRQLAEEAAGSANRAKSEFLANMSHELRTPLNGILGYAQILKKSKTTSEKDRNGVGIIHQCSEHLLTLINDILDLSKIESRKMELNPSDFHFPAFLESIAEICRIRAEQKGIKLIYEVATPLPKAIIADEKRLRQVLINLLGNAVKFTEQGSVNFKVKVIGKASLNTGEDLPLTKIRFQIEDTGVGIAPQQLEEVFLAFQQVGEQKRQTEGTGLGLAISRQLVQLMGSEIQVNSTLGKGSIFFFDVDFPEVVLNTDVSNLTYRNIVGFKGNKRQIMVVDDKSSNRSVLVNLLEPLGFEVVEVSNGLEAIKKASEVKPDCILMDLVMPVMDGFEATRRIRQLPELKEIVILATSASVFNFDRKQSREVGCNDFISKPIQEQELLKRIETYLNLSWIYEESQVIVQESSIQQSTLNDSFIIPPPEEVAMLLELAMRGDLRGIGKRTTYIESLGQEFIPFANHLRQLAKAFKGKQILDFLNQYK; from the coding sequence ATGAGCTTAACTATTGCGGGTTATAACATCATCGAAGTTCTTTACGAAAAAAGCGATATTATAGTTTATCGCGGTGTGCAAGAACTTGACCATTCATCAGTAATTATCAAAACCCTCAAATCTGAGTATCCCAAGCTTCAAGAACTCTCAAGATTAAAACATGAATATCAACTTCTCAGCCCTTTAGATATAGCAGGAATCCTTAAACCATCTACCCTGGAAAATTATCAACATGGTTTAGCCCTAATATTGTCAGATTTTGCCGGAAAACCACTAATTAACTTTATTAAGACCGAATACTTAAATCTTAATAACATATTACAAATCGCTATCCAACTTGCTGATACTTTGGCAGAGTTGCATCAACAGCAAATTATTCATAAAGATATTAATCCCTACAACATCCTGATTAATTCAGATCATCAAATTAAAATTATTAACTTTAGTATCGCCTCACAACTGTCTAGAGAAAACCCCACCTTAAGTCATCCCAACCAGTTAGAGGGAACTCTTGCTTATATGTCACCAGAGCAAACTGGGAGGATGAATCGTTCAATAGATTATCGAACGGATCTTTACTCTTTAGGTGTAACATTTTATGAAATGCTTACCGGACAATTACCCTTTCAATCTAACGATCCTTTAGAGTTAGTTCATTGTCATATTGCTAAAACACCTACACCACCTAGCGAATTAAATTCACAAATTCCGTTAGTAGTTTCTGACATAGTTTTAAAACTTTTATCTAAGACTGCTGAAGACAGATACCAAACAGCTTTGGGACTTAAAGCTGATTTAGAAGTTTGTCTAAAAATGCTGCAATCAGGTAATATTTCTTACTTTCCTATCGGGAAACTAGATAAAAGTAGTCAATTTTTCATTCCACAAAAACTTTATGGAAGAGAGACAGAAGTTGCCACACTTATAAATGCTTTTGTGCGCGTAGCGTCTCCGCAGGAGAAACGAGTTAGCTTAGGCGCATCTGAAATGATCCTAGTGAGTGGCTATTCAGGTATTGGCAAATCGGCATTAGTTAACGAAATTCATAAACCTATCGTTGGTAAACGGGGTTATTTTATCTCTGGTAAATTTGATCAATTTAAGCGGAATATACCTTACAGCGTTTTGATCCAAGCGTTTCAGGAATTGATCCGGCAGTTGTTAACAGAAAGTACTGAAAAAATAGCTCTTTGGAAATCAAAATTAATAGAGGCTCTCGGCGCTAATGGTCAAGTCATTATTGATGTTATTCCTGAAGTGGAATTAATTATAGATGAACAACCAAAAGTTCCTCAATTAGCACCAGCAGAAGCTCAAAACCGATTTAATCGAGTATTTAAACAATTTATCCATGTATTTTGCCAAGCGGAACACCCACTGGTTATTTTCATGGATGATTTACAGTGGGCAGATCTGGCATCTTTGAAGCTAATTGAGTTACTAATAACTGATAATGATAGTCAATATTTATTGCTAATTGGGGCATACCGCGATAATGAAGTAGAGGCAACGCATCCATTAATGTTGACCTTAGAAGATATTAAACAAACAGGTGCAGTTGTTAATAATATTTTTCTTAAACCTTTAAATATTACTCATGTTAATCAATTAGTGGGTGATACTCTTATTTCTGAGCAAGAAAATACCAAGCAACTCGCCGAATTAGTTTTTAATAAAACTCAAGGTAATCCATTTTTCCTAACGCAGCTTCTCAAATCTCTTTATCAAGATAATTTATTATGGTTTGATTTTTCCACAAAAAAATGGCAGTGGGATATTGAACGCCTGCAAAATATTGATATTACTGATAATGTTGTTGATTTAATGGTTAATCAAATTCAGAGATTAGCCCCAGAAACTATTAATATTCTCAAAATAGCTGCCTGTATTGGAGATAAATTTACTTTAGATATTTTGAGTATTGTCAATAAAACGTCTTTATCTGAAACAGCAATAGATTTATGGTCAGCGTTGCAAGCAGGATTAATTTTGCCTTTATATCAATCTTGTAATATACCGTTATTATTGGATGTCTCAAATACCAAAATTCGTGAGGGTGAACTGGTAACTAATATAGAAACCTTGCCGACAATATCTGTAGATTCTTCCCTATCCGCAATTACCTATAAATTTTTGCATGACCGTGTGCAACAAGCAGCTTATTCCTTAATTCCAGATGTAGATAAAAAACAAACTCACCTAAAAGTTGGTGAAATGCTGCTTAAGCATACTCCAGAAGCAGAGATTGAAGACAACATTTTTGAAATTGTTAACCACCTAAATATTGGTGTTGAGTTAATTAACCAGCAGCCTCAAAAAGATGAACTTGCCAAACTTAATTTAAGAGCGGGTAAGAAAGCAAAAGCAGCAACGGCTTATGAACCTGCTGTTAAATATTTATCAATAGGGCTAGAACTCTTACCCGAATCTAAGTGGGAAAGCCAGTATGATCTAACACTTGATCTGTCTGTAGAAACTACGGCAGCAGCCTATTTAAGTACAAACTTTGAGCAGGCAAAAATATTATCGGAAGTTGTCTTAAATAACGGAAAAAATCTGCTTGATAAAATTAAAATTTATGAAATTCAAATGCAGTTTCATATTCAGCAACACCAAATGCAACCTGCTTTAGAAATTGGGTTGCAAGCTTTACAGATGCTGGAAATTTCTCTGGTTCAAGAACGACCGAGAGAATTAAATGAAGAAGAGTTAGCCGCTTTGCCAGAAATGATAGATCTCCATAAGTTGGCGGCAATGCGAATCTTAATGAATCTCTGTGCCCCTACTTATGTTTTAGATCCTATCTTAAATCAGCGAGTAGCATTGACGATGGTTGCTCTCTGCAGTCAATATGGAACATCTCCAATTGCTGCTTTTGGATATGGGCTTTATGACTTAATGTTATGTGGTTTGCGAGACATTGACGCGGGATATAGAGCAGGTAAACTAGCACTGAGGTTACTAGACAAATTCAACGCTAATGAACTAAGAGCGAAAATATATGGATTGTTTTATGCTCATGCTAGTGTGTGGAAAGAACATTTAAAAAAAACATTAGCTCCTTTGCTTAATGGGATTCAAAGTGGATTAGAAACTGGAGATATAGAATGGGCTGGCTATAATACTTTCTACTATTGTGACCATTTATTGTTTATAGGAGAACCCCTGGAAGTAGTTGCTCAGAAGCAGGCTCAATATTTTGAGTCTATGCTAAAACGAAAACAAACTTTACAGAGTTATTACCTCAATATATGGAGACGATTAGTTTTAAAGCTCCTTAATAAGGCAGAAGAAAGATATAGTTTTCAGGACGCAGTAGTAACAGATGCAGAAATTCTGCAAGATTTGATTGCTGCCCAAAATCATATGTTTACTTTTGCTTCCTATCTTGCTAATGCAATTTTGTTTTATTTCTTAAGAGATTATGAACAGTCCATTGCTAATGCCTCCGCAGCAGTGATACACGCGGGTGGTGTATTTGGGATGATGATTAATGCACAACACAACTTTTACTACTCTCTTGCTCTCTTAGCTCAAGCTTCTAATCTATCAGTAATTGAACAAAAAGCAGCTTTATTACAAGTTAATCTTAATCAAGAAGTAATGAAAGAATGGGCGTTTCATGCTCCAGCAAATTACCAGCATAAGTATGATTTAGTAGGCGCTGAAAACGCACGAGTTCTGGGGCAATTTTTAGAAGCAATGGAACTTTACGATCGCGCGATCGCAGGAGCTAAAGAAAATGGATTTATCCACGAAGAAGCCTTGGCAAATGAACTTGCAGCAGAATTTTATTTTTCACGCAATCGAGATAAAGTTGCGAGAGATTATTTAAGCGACTCTTATTATAGTTATGTTCGTTGGGGCGCAGCAATCAAAGTTAAGCAACTTGAAGAAACCTATCCTGACATCTTCTCGAAACGATCTGAAAATACTATTAGCCAAACAACTAATAATACTAGCCATCATTATGAAACCCTCGACTTAGCCACAGTGATGAAAGCTTCACAAGCTTTATCAGGAGAAATTGTTTTAAACAATTTACTGACTAAGTTGATGGATATTGCTCTGGAAAATGCGGGCGCACAAACTGGATTTCTAATTTTAGAAAAATCAGGTCAATTAGTAATAGAAGCAGTCGGCGGAATAGATAGCAAGCTGCACATACAGCAGTCTCAACCCCTATCAAATAGTGAGTATTTACCAATATCATTAGTTAATTATGTAGCTAGAACTAATGAGAGCATTGTACTTAATAATGCTACTAAAGAAGGAGTATTTACCTCTGATTTATATATTATTAATCACAAACCAAAATCTATTTTATGTACACCAATTCTTAATCAAGGAAAACTTACAGGAATTCTTTATTTAGAAAATAATCTCACCATCGGAGCCTTTACACCAGATAGATTAGAAGTCTTACAACTATTATCATCTCAAGCAGCAATTTCAATTGAAAATGCCCGTTTATACTTTGATTTAGCAGAAGCAAATCGCACCTTAGAAACAAAAGTTTCAGAGCGGACATTAGAGCTACAACAGGAAATTATAGTACGCCAACTAGCAGAAGAAGCAGCAGGTTCTGCCAACCGAGCAAAAAGTGAATTTTTGGCTAACATGAGCCATGAACTAAGAACACCTCTTAATGGTATTTTGGGTTATGCCCAAATCCTTAAAAAATCTAAAACGACCTCAGAAAAAGACCGTAATGGAGTTGGGATTATTCATCAATGTAGCGAACATTTATTAACTCTAATTAATGATATTTTAGATTTATCCAAAATCGAATCTCGGAAAATGGAACTTAACCCAAGTGACTTTCATTTTCCGGCATTTCTAGAAAGTATTGCTGAAATTTGTCGTATTCGTGCTGAACAAAAAGGTATTAAGCTGATTTATGAAGTTGCGACCCCTCTGCCAAAAGCTATTATAGCAGATGAGAAACGGCTGAGACAAGTTTTAATTAACTTACTGGGAAATGCTGTTAAGTTTACAGAACAAGGTAGCGTAAATTTTAAAGTAAAAGTAATCGGTAAGGCATCATTAAACACGGGAGAAGATTTACCACTTACTAAGATTCGATTTCAAATAGAAGATACAGGTGTTGGGATTGCACCACAGCAATTGGAAGAAGTATTTTTAGCATTCCAACAGGTAGGGGAGCAAAAGCGTCAGACTGAAGGAACAGGACTAGGATTAGCAATTAGCCGTCAATTAGTTCAACTGATGGGCAGCGAAATTCAAGTAAATAGTACTTTGGGTAAAGGAAGTATTTTCTTCTTTGATGTAGATTTCCCTGAAGTTGTCTTAAATACTGATGTGAGTAACTTAACATACCGCAACATTGTGGGATTTAAAGGCAACAAGCGTCAAATTATGGTAGTAGATGATAAATCATCAAATCGCTCGGTATTAGTTAATTTGTTAGAGCCTTTAGGATTTGAAGTAGTTGAGGTATCTAATGGTTTAGAGGCTATTAAAAAAGCCTCGGAAGTGAAACCTGATTGTATATTAATGGATTTGGTAATGCCTGTAATGGATGGATTTGAAGCCACCCGTAGAATTAGGCAATTACCAGAATTAAAGGAAATTGTAATACTTGCAACGTCCGCAAGCGTTTTTAATTTTGATCGCAAGCAAAGTAGAGAAGTAGGTTGCAATGATTTTATTTCTAAACCCATTCAGGAGCAAGAATTATTAAAAAGAATAGAAACTTATTTGAATTTATCATGGATTTATGAAGAGTCTCAAGTGATAGTTCAAGAATCTAGTATTCAACAATCAACACTGAACGACTCTTTTATAATTCCACCACCAGAAGAAGTTGCTATGCTATTGGAACTAGCGATGAGAGGCGACCTTAGAGGGATTGGCAAACGTACCACTTATATAGAATCTTTAGGACAGGAGTTCATCCCCTTTGCCAATCATTTACGTCAACTTGCTAAAGCTTTTAAAGGTAAACAAATATTAGATTTTCTTAATCAATATAAATAA
- a CDS encoding YebC/PmpR family DNA-binding transcriptional regulator, producing the protein MAGHSKWANIKRQKARVDAVKGKTFTQLSRAIIVAARSGIPDPEGNFQLRTAIEKAKAAGIPNDNIDRAIAKGAGTWDGGSAQLEAIRYEGYGSGGVAILIEALTDNRNRTAADLRVAFSKRGGNLGETGCVGWMFEQKGVCILEGIQEDELLEASVEGGAEYYELIADEDVEGAEVFTEVGNLEILQKTLKAKGFDVTDVEVRWIPNNTVEVTDIELARSLLKLIDALEGLDDVQNVTANFEMSDELMTMSVA; encoded by the coding sequence ATGGCGGGACATAGTAAATGGGCGAATATTAAGCGCCAAAAGGCGAGGGTGGATGCTGTTAAGGGTAAAACGTTTACTCAGCTTTCACGAGCGATTATTGTAGCTGCTCGTAGTGGTATACCAGATCCAGAGGGTAATTTTCAACTGCGGACAGCTATTGAAAAGGCTAAGGCGGCGGGTATTCCGAATGATAATATTGATAGAGCGATCGCTAAAGGTGCTGGAACTTGGGATGGTGGTAGCGCCCAGTTAGAAGCAATTCGCTATGAAGGTTATGGCAGTGGTGGCGTAGCTATTTTAATTGAAGCATTGACAGATAATCGCAATCGTACTGCTGCTGATTTAAGGGTTGCTTTTAGTAAAAGAGGCGGTAATTTAGGCGAAACCGGATGCGTTGGCTGGATGTTTGAGCAAAAAGGTGTCTGTATTTTAGAAGGGATTCAGGAAGATGAGTTATTAGAAGCATCTGTGGAAGGTGGAGCAGAGTATTACGAGTTGATCGCAGATGAGGACGTTGAGGGCGCTGAGGTATTTACTGAGGTGGGTAATTTAGAAATACTTCAAAAAACTTTAAAAGCTAAAGGCTTTGATGTAACTGATGTAGAAGTGCGCTGGATACCTAATAATACAGTGGAAGTAACGGATATTGAGCTTGCGCGATCGCTTCTTAAACTTATAGATGCTTTAGAAGGGTTGGATGATGTACAAAATGTTACAGCCAACTTTGAAATGTCTGACGAATTAATGACAATGAGTGTAGCTTAA
- a CDS encoding DUF6399 domain-containing protein: MNVRQRCFDISQACWNHGQKSLRKIAQVTQISKSSVHRHQQAMKRRDLHPESYLWEIPEAYQWLRLLVFATLYIFGIQQGVGCEAISRFFHILRLQNVIGVSPSSLRRIEAQMREQILNYQVQMQQQLENHSAPIEVRAGADETFFPEVVLVLMDLVSGYIILEDYSTDRQYLTWSQKAKSALNNLGTTVIVKSLVSDRASALIQLAVHMGCLSIPDLFHAMRGISRVIGCRFGNRLNQIKKQLRTLHNQALNYSGHSQSIPKKLAQKIAVLQEQYNFLLTGKLAYHNILHQITCAVHPFAIDGSGFQTTVDVATILYQQLPQLATLGYTYQIPKLETAISTFSGQVSAIAAGINLWWQSVEESLQLEQVSPDLSNWLLGYFLPHFYWLSVIKQTKNPALKEIYTQVSRHYSSHLLEHPLTSKVSKNEWIHWRSWAEQMSAQFQRSSSAIEGRNGYLSRIHHCGRGISSKHLQVLTVIHNFDIQRADKTTAAQRLFNQEFPALFDWVISQMGDLPLPRKSYQII, translated from the coding sequence ATGAATGTGCGACAGCGTTGCTTTGATATTTCCCAAGCTTGTTGGAATCACGGTCAAAAGTCTCTCCGTAAGATAGCACAGGTTACACAAATTTCTAAAAGTAGTGTACATCGGCATCAACAAGCCATGAAGCGACGTGACCTACATCCAGAATCATATCTATGGGAGATACCAGAAGCTTATCAATGGTTGCGGCTATTAGTGTTTGCTACCCTCTATATTTTTGGGATTCAACAAGGGGTTGGTTGCGAAGCAATTTCTCGTTTTTTTCATATTCTACGATTGCAGAATGTCATCGGAGTTTCTCCCAGTAGCTTGCGCCGTATTGAAGCTCAGATGAGAGAGCAAATTCTCAACTACCAGGTACAGATGCAACAACAGTTGGAAAACCATTCAGCGCCGATTGAAGTCCGTGCGGGGGCTGACGAAACGTTCTTTCCTGAAGTTGTACTGGTATTGATGGATTTGGTTTCCGGCTACATTATTTTAGAAGATTATAGTACCGACCGCCAGTACCTCACTTGGAGCCAAAAAGCTAAGAGTGCGCTCAACAATTTGGGTACGACGGTGATAGTTAAATCTCTGGTCAGTGACCGCGCGAGTGCTTTAATTCAGTTGGCTGTGCATATGGGTTGTCTTTCCATCCCTGACCTGTTTCATGCCATGCGGGGTATTTCCAGAGTAATCGGTTGCCGTTTTGGTAACCGATTAAATCAAATTAAGAAACAGTTACGTACCCTACATAATCAAGCTTTAAACTACTCAGGACATAGCCAATCTATCCCTAAAAAACTAGCACAAAAAATTGCTGTTCTACAAGAGCAATATAACTTTTTATTAACTGGCAAGCTGGCTTACCACAATATATTGCATCAAATTACTTGTGCCGTTCATCCTTTTGCTATTGATGGTAGTGGGTTTCAAACTACAGTCGATGTCGCCACCATTCTTTATCAACAATTACCCCAGTTAGCGACGTTAGGATATACTTACCAAATTCCCAAGTTAGAAACAGCTATATCAACATTTAGCGGTCAAGTTAGTGCGATTGCTGCTGGAATTAACCTGTGGTGGCAATCTGTAGAAGAAAGTTTGCAGTTAGAGCAAGTTTCTCCCGACCTATCTAATTGGTTACTTGGTTATTTTTTACCCCATTTTTATTGGCTCTCAGTCATTAAACAAACTAAAAACCCTGCTTTAAAGGAAATTTATACTCAGGTATCAAGGCATTATTCAAGCCACTTATTGGAACATCCCTTAACCAGTAAAGTCTCTAAGAATGAATGGATACACTGGCGTTCTTGGGCGGAGCAAATGTCGGCTCAATTTCAACGTAGCTCTTCTGCCATTGAGGGACGCAATGGTTATTTATCTCGTATACATCATTGTGGACGCGGAATTTCTTCAAAGCATTTACAGGTGTTGACTGTTATTCATAACTTTGATATCCAACGAGCCGATAAGACCACAGCAGCACAACGTTTATTCAATCAAGAATTTCCCGCTTTATTTGATTGGGTAATCTCACAGATGGGTGACTTACCTTTACCCCGTAAATCTTACCAAATCATCTAG
- a CDS encoding putative bifunctional diguanylate cyclase/phosphodiesterase, with protein sequence MIKILIIEDEEPLRENILALLEAEGFDAFGSENGRLGVQLAQEILPDLILCDVMMPELDGYGVLAHLRENPILAAVPFIFLTAKATKADLRQGMELGADDYLTKPFTRAELSRAIATRLKKQASTQQAYNTKANQATAAPSYVSYYDNLTNLPNRTLLQERLHELVQENYHQQIPILCIGLDRFHRISEIGTTVAESVLSLIAERLTACVADHDLLARFSNDQFAIVFTTITQKQDIADFAQIILDVLSRPLKVNQQELFITASIGISFYPNHSKDVEILLNQADLAMSQARKQGGNNHQFYTPQLQLVSLAPLSLETDLRYALEREEFEVLYQPQVDMRTGQIIGAEALLRWHHPERKLISPVEFIPIAEETGLIIPIGEWVLRTACTQTKFWHDGGFGFLNIAVNLSVYQFNQENIIQKICDILRETGLNPASLELELTEGSIVQNPEATRRIFSELKLRGIQISIDDFGTGYSSLSYLQQFSFDSLKIDKCFVRNITTDSKNAAITIAIIQMAHSLKLKVIAEGVETQAEQYFLSQYECDVMQGYLFSRPIPAKEGYQSKAGQFGAESVEVVNGKKLLCSVRDAHS encoded by the coding sequence ATGATCAAGATTCTAATAATTGAGGACGAAGAACCACTTCGAGAGAATATTCTGGCATTGCTTGAGGCTGAGGGCTTTGATGCCTTTGGCTCAGAAAATGGTCGCCTCGGTGTGCAGTTGGCTCAGGAAATTTTACCGGATTTGATTTTGTGCGATGTGATGATGCCAGAACTTGATGGTTACGGTGTTTTAGCTCACTTGCGCGAAAATCCAATTTTGGCAGCAGTGCCGTTTATTTTTTTGACCGCTAAAGCTACTAAGGCTGATTTACGTCAAGGAATGGAATTGGGGGCGGATGACTATCTGACTAAGCCATTTACGCGGGCTGAGTTATCGAGAGCGATCGCAACTAGACTGAAAAAACAAGCAAGTACTCAGCAAGCGTACAACACTAAAGCCAATCAAGCAACAGCAGCGCCAAGTTACGTTTCCTATTACGACAACTTGACCAACTTACCAAATCGCACTTTGCTTCAAGAGCGATTGCATGAGTTAGTACAAGAGAATTACCATCAACAAATTCCGATTCTGTGTATTGGTTTAGATCGTTTTCACCGGATTAGCGAGATCGGAACAACCGTTGCTGAGTCAGTATTGAGTTTAATAGCTGAAAGGCTAACTGCTTGTGTCGCTGACCATGATCTGTTGGCTCGTTTTAGCAATGATCAATTTGCGATCGTCTTTACCACGATTACTCAAAAACAAGATATTGCTGATTTTGCTCAAATAATTTTAGATGTTTTATCTCGACCTTTGAAGGTCAACCAACAAGAACTATTTATTACTGCTAGTATTGGCATCAGTTTTTATCCCAACCATAGTAAAGATGTTGAAATTTTGCTCAATCAGGCAGATTTAGCAATGTCTCAGGCTAGAAAACAAGGCGGTAATAACCATCAGTTTTATACTCCCCAGTTGCAGCTAGTTTCTCTAGCACCATTATCACTAGAAACCGATTTGCGCTATGCCTTGGAACGGGAAGAATTTGAGGTGTTATATCAGCCTCAAGTTGATATGCGTACTGGGCAAATTATTGGTGCTGAAGCTTTGCTACGTTGGCATCATCCAGAAAGAAAACTAATTTCTCCTGTAGAATTTATTCCGATAGCAGAAGAAACTGGCTTGATTATTCCTATTGGAGAATGGGTGCTACGCACAGCCTGCACTCAAACTAAATTTTGGCATGATGGTGGGTTTGGATTTCTGAATATAGCAGTTAATTTGTCGGTATATCAATTTAATCAAGAAAATATTATTCAAAAAATATGCGATATTTTAAGGGAGACAGGTTTAAATCCTGCAAGTTTAGAATTAGAGTTAACAGAAGGTAGTATTGTGCAGAATCCGGAAGCAACTCGCCGAATTTTTAGTGAGTTAAAATTGCGAGGAATCCAAATCTCTATAGATGATTTTGGCACAGGATATTCTTCTTTATCTTATTTACAACAATTTTCTTTTGATAGTTTGAAAATTGATAAATGTTTTGTTCGTAATATTACCACTGACTCTAAAAATGCCGCAATTACAATAGCTATTATTCAAATGGCTCATAGTTTAAAGTTAAAGGTAATTGCTGAGGGTGTAGAAACGCAAGCAGAACAATATTTTCTGTCTCAATATGAATGCGATGTGATGCAAGGTTATTTGTTTAGCCGACCAATACCAGCAAAAGAGGGCTACCAATCTAAGGCGGGACAGTTTGGGGCGGAGTCAGTAGAGGTAGTAAATGGTAAAAAGCTGCTATGCTCTGTTCGTGATGCTCATTCTTAG